A genomic region of Papaver somniferum cultivar HN1 chromosome 7, ASM357369v1, whole genome shotgun sequence contains the following coding sequences:
- the LOC113294242 gene encoding uncharacterized protein LOC113294242, giving the protein MTLECYLWCFAGMNPKDWTKWLPWDEWWYNMSHHSAINMTPYQDLYSLPPPTISAYLPGTTSVHDVDVNLKARDHTLKLLKSHLHDAQERMKAHTDAHRTERKFSIGDWVFLRLQPYRQRTVTNQSFSKISPRFYGPFLVLKKIGSVDYKL; this is encoded by the coding sequence ATGACATTAGAATGTTATTTGTGGTGTTTTGCTGGTATGAATCCAAAGGATTGGACAAAATGGCTACCATGGGATGAATGGTGGTACAACATGAGTCATCATTCTGCAATCAATATGACTCCTTATCAAGATCTTTACAGTCTTCCACCACCAACAATTTCAGCTTATTTACCTGGTACAACTTCAGTGCACGATGTGGATGTCAATCTTAAAGCAAGAGATCATACGCTTAAACTATTAAAATCACATCTCCATGATGCTCAGGAAAGGATGAAAGCACACACTGATGCTCATCGCACTGAAAGGAAGTTTTCTATAGGTGATTGGGTTTTTCTTCGTCTACAACCTTATAGACAAAGAACTGTTACTAACCAATCATTTTCTAAGATTTCTCCAAGATTTTATGGCCCTTTTCTTGTTCTTAAGAAGATAGGCTCAGTGGATTATAAATTGTAA